Within the Streptomyces sp. YIM 121038 genome, the region CCTCCGGGCGCGGGGCGCCGCTCAAGCCCGAGTCGCTGTCCCTCGCGGGCCTGGCCGGAGCCCGCGCCACCGTCCTCGACGAGCTCGTGGAGCTGTGCGCCGCCGACGAGGAGAAGGCCCGCGAGGTCCTCGGCCTCAGCGAGGGGCTGCGCGGCGAGGTCGCCAAGAACGCCGAGCTGCGCACCGCGGGGGCCAGGCCCGCCGGTGAGATCTACACCGGCGTCCTGTACGACGCGCTCGACCTGGCCACGCTCGACGCCGCGGCGAAGCGGCGGGCCGCACGCTCCCTGCTCGTCTTCTCCGGCCTGTGGGGCGCGGTGTCCGTCGCCGACCGCATCCCCTCCTACCGCTGCTCGATGGGCGTGAAGCTGCCGGGCCTCGGCGCGCTCGCCGCGCACTGGCGCACCCCGATGGCGGCCGTGCTCCCCGAGGCCGCGGGGGACGGTCTCGTCCTGGATCTGCGGTCTGCGGCGTACGCGGCGGCGTGGAAGCCGAAGGGCGAGGTCGCCGGGCGGACCGCGACGGTACGGGTGCTGCACGCGCGCGTGGTGGACGGCGTGGAGCGCCGCTCCGTCGTCTCGCACTTCAACAAGGCCACGAAGGGCCGCGTGGCGCGCTCGCTCCTGACCGCGGGGGCCGCGCCCGCGTCCCCCGCCGAGCTGGTGGAGGCGCTCCGGGACCTCGGCTACGCGGTGGAGGCGCAGCCGCCCGCGAAGCCGACCGCCGCGTGGTCCCTCGACGTGGTGGTGCGGGACATCCACTGAGGCCCCCGCCAGCCCGTTGCAGGGAGCGCAACGGGCTTTGCGGAGGGTGGTGGCGGCGAGGCACGATGCCCCCATGGACACCCCCGCCGCCCAGGCCTCCGTGCTGGACCTCGCCCCCGTCATCCCCGTAGTGGTGGTGGACACCGTCGACGCCGCCGTGCCGCTCGCGCGGGCGCTCGTCGCGGGGGGCCTGCCCGCCATCGAGGTCACGCTGCGGACGCCGGTGGCCCTGGACGCGATCCGGGCGATCGCCGCCGAGGTCCCGGACGCGGTGGTGGGCGCGGGCACGGTCCTCTCGGCGGACCAGGTGAAGGCCGCGGTGGACGCGGGCGCCCGGTTCCTGGTCAGCCCGGGGTGGACGGACACGCTCCTGGAGGCGATGCGGGGGGCGGGCGTCCCGTTCCTGCCGGGCGTCTCGACGACGTCGGAGGTCGTGGCGCTGCTCGAACGCGGCGTGCGCGAGATGAAGTTCTTCCCCGCCGAGGCGGCCGGGGGCACCGCCTATCTCAAGTCGCTCGCGGGCCCGCTCCCGCAGGCCCGCTTCTGCCCGACGGGCGGCGTCTCCGCGGCGTCCGCGCCGTCGTACCTGAAGCTCGCGAACGTCGGCTGCGTGGGCGGCAGTTGGATGCTGCCCGCCGACGCCGTCGCGGCCGGGGACTGGACGCGGGTCGAGTCCCTGGCGCGCACGGCGGCGGCCCTGCGCTAGGCGCCGACCGGGCGGGGCCCGGTCGGCGCGGCCGCGCGGTCAGCGCAGGTGCGCGGTGTCGTTCAGGAGGCGCACGCTGGCGTTGCCGTCCGCGTAGTACGCCACGGCCGACAGCGAGGCCGCCGACAGCTCCATGCGGAACAGCGACTCGGGCGGCGCGCCGAGCGCGAGCCGTACGAGCGTCTTGACGGGCGTGACGTGCGTGACGAGCAGCACGGTGCGGCCC harbors:
- the yaaA gene encoding peroxide stress protein YaaA translates to MLVLLPPSEGKAASGRGAPLKPESLSLAGLAGARATVLDELVELCAADEEKAREVLGLSEGLRGEVAKNAELRTAGARPAGEIYTGVLYDALDLATLDAAAKRRAARSLLVFSGLWGAVSVADRIPSYRCSMGVKLPGLGALAAHWRTPMAAVLPEAAGDGLVLDLRSAAYAAAWKPKGEVAGRTATVRVLHARVVDGVERRSVVSHFNKATKGRVARSLLTAGAAPASPAELVEALRDLGYAVEAQPPAKPTAAWSLDVVVRDIH
- the eda gene encoding bifunctional 4-hydroxy-2-oxoglutarate aldolase/2-dehydro-3-deoxy-phosphogluconate aldolase, producing MDTPAAQASVLDLAPVIPVVVVDTVDAAVPLARALVAGGLPAIEVTLRTPVALDAIRAIAAEVPDAVVGAGTVLSADQVKAAVDAGARFLVSPGWTDTLLEAMRGAGVPFLPGVSTTSEVVALLERGVREMKFFPAEAAGGTAYLKSLAGPLPQARFCPTGGVSAASAPSYLKLANVGCVGGSWMLPADAVAAGDWTRVESLARTAAALR